The following are encoded in a window of Candidatus Cloacimonadota bacterium genomic DNA:
- a CDS encoding BamA/TamA family outer membrane protein, whose translation MTVEKIAILLIFLWLVSFLSAETDLFVREVIFTGNSLIPNRELQGTILTQSGNYYSPQTAQEDCIRIANFYHSRGFLNIRVYYPEAIPISARQLDVHFIIEEGELFQIEEIVLKGNSYFSAERIAQLTGISLTGNYPFSVINNLLFQIVDLYASRGFLFARAELKDIVVENDKVKTFITIDEGRFARFEQFVFEGNDTTRESTLLRISGVNQMETFSFYSLHQAEENVRRKEYIRDFSLIPVNHQTLLFRVEEDRMTKISGILGYDSSQEQSGSRITGFVNLKFLNLYGTDRDLVFSWRRLRSDRQSIEFRYHESGPFALPIAGDFLIFRETVDSTYIKTTFDSEVYYYTLRNKYGVYLGSDDFFPGTRRPKLVEKSSQKKIGAFWHYNSEDFYLNPTKGMRLEIKHYYIFKKDEGNWIDRQATEVKWNNYITLTPRVVLMSSLNGKQVQNRNLKDYELYDLGGTNDLRGFREKQFSGYRVGWSNLELRYLLTRKSRVFLFTDYGIVQYPVQETTRTLKDLIGVGFGMRIDTRLGLIGVDYGISHSEGKWLHPLDGMIHFGLETGL comes from the coding sequence ATGACAGTTGAAAAAATAGCCATCTTATTGATATTTTTATGGTTAGTGTCATTCTTGTCGGCAGAGACTGATCTATTTGTCAGAGAAGTGATTTTTACGGGTAACAGTCTTATTCCCAACAGAGAATTGCAGGGGACCATTTTAACACAGAGTGGTAATTATTACAGTCCGCAAACAGCTCAAGAAGATTGCATCAGAATAGCCAATTTCTATCATAGTCGTGGATTTCTCAATATACGAGTTTATTATCCGGAAGCTATCCCAATCAGTGCACGTCAGTTAGATGTTCATTTCATAATTGAAGAGGGTGAATTATTTCAGATAGAAGAGATCGTTCTTAAAGGTAACAGTTATTTTTCAGCAGAACGCATTGCTCAGTTAACAGGGATATCTTTGACAGGTAATTACCCATTCAGTGTGATCAATAACCTTCTTTTTCAGATAGTTGACCTGTATGCATCTCGAGGTTTTCTTTTTGCCAGAGCTGAGTTGAAAGATATAGTAGTTGAAAATGACAAAGTAAAAACGTTTATAACAATTGATGAAGGACGATTTGCCCGATTCGAACAATTTGTCTTTGAAGGTAATGACACAACACGAGAAAGTACTCTGTTGAGAATATCGGGTGTAAATCAAATGGAAACATTTAGTTTCTATAGTCTCCATCAGGCAGAAGAGAATGTAAGGCGAAAAGAGTATATTCGTGATTTTTCGCTTATCCCGGTAAATCATCAGACTCTACTCTTCAGGGTTGAAGAAGACAGAATGACCAAAATATCAGGTATACTCGGTTATGATAGTTCACAAGAGCAATCCGGAAGTCGGATAACCGGTTTTGTAAATCTGAAATTTCTCAATCTTTACGGTACAGACAGGGATCTTGTTTTTTCTTGGAGAAGATTAAGATCAGACAGGCAATCGATTGAATTTCGTTATCATGAATCAGGACCTTTTGCTTTACCTATTGCCGGTGATTTTCTAATTTTCAGAGAGACAGTAGATTCGACATATATCAAGACCACCTTTGATTCGGAAGTTTACTACTATACTCTGAGAAATAAGTATGGAGTTTATTTAGGTTCTGACGATTTCTTTCCGGGAACGAGAAGACCTAAATTAGTTGAAAAGTCATCTCAGAAAAAGATTGGTGCCTTCTGGCACTATAATTCCGAAGACTTTTATCTCAATCCGACTAAAGGAATGCGTCTGGAAATCAAGCATTATTATATATTCAAGAAGGATGAGGGCAATTGGATTGACAGGCAGGCAACAGAAGTGAAATGGAATAATTATATCACTTTGACTCCGAGAGTTGTTTTGATGTCATCTTTGAACGGTAAACAGGTACAAAATCGGAATCTGAAAGATTACGAACTATATGATTTGGGTGGTACAAATGATCTGCGAGGATTTAGAGAAAAGCAATTCAGTGGCTATCGGGTTGGTTGGTCCAATCTAGAATTAAGATATCTTCTAACCAGAAAATCGAGGGTTTTTCTCTTTACTGATTATGGCATTGTTCAATATCCGGTTCAGGAAACAACTCGAACCTTAAAAGATTTAATAGGGGTAGGTTTTGGAATGAGAATTGATACTCGGCTTGGTCTAATAGGTGTAGATTACGGGATAAGTCATAGTGAGGGGAAGTGGTTGCATCCCTTAGATGGAATGATACACTTTGGATTGGAGACCGGATTGTAA
- a CDS encoding NYN domain-containing protein produces MDSTQLKKVGVYVDVSNVAMNGGYGMHYDVLREFACRSNGIAMRLNAYVPYDEERGRKDNDYYQKSNNFQSLLRDFGYKVIVKQVRWFVDEDGHQYSKSNADLDMAVDALLQSEKFDYVIMVTGDGDFVQVVRALQNKGCRVEVIGFKNVAHILKKEADSYVSGYLIPDLLPIEDNSENETKKWGDTGSRVRGVCYNYNSAKKFGFMRYIRSLGDGLWITDSRKTESPYQTAFFHKSELPENFDVNQLPNRDIIFEFDLSPSGKKDKGLLATKINLIHGI; encoded by the coding sequence ATGGATAGTACACAGTTAAAAAAAGTTGGAGTTTATGTTGATGTATCCAATGTCGCAATGAATGGCGGATATGGAATGCATTATGATGTTTTGAGAGAATTTGCCTGCCGCAGTAATGGGATTGCTATGCGTCTTAATGCTTATGTTCCTTACGATGAAGAGCGGGGAAGAAAAGATAATGATTACTACCAAAAATCTAATAATTTTCAGTCTCTGCTCAGAGATTTTGGTTACAAAGTAATAGTAAAACAGGTTCGCTGGTTTGTTGATGAAGATGGTCACCAATATAGTAAATCAAATGCAGATCTTGATATGGCAGTGGATGCTCTTTTACAATCGGAAAAATTTGATTACGTAATTATGGTAACGGGTGACGGTGATTTTGTTCAGGTTGTGAGAGCTCTGCAGAATAAAGGCTGCCGGGTTGAAGTGATCGGGTTTAAAAACGTAGCCCATATTCTGAAAAAAGAAGCGGATAGCTATGTTTCAGGTTATCTAATACCAGATCTTTTACCGATTGAAGATAATAGTGAAAATGAAACGAAAAAATGGGGAGACACCGGCAGTAGAGTAAGAGGAGTCTGTTATAATTATAATAGTGCTAAAAAATTTGGATTCATGAGATATATCCGGTCACTCGGTGACGGATTATGGATCACCGATTCCAGAAAGACAGAATCTCCCTATCAAACGGCTTTCTTTCATAAATCCGAATTGCCTGAGAATTTCGATGTGAATCAACTGCCCAATAGAGATATCATATTTGAATTTGATTTATCACCAAGTGGAAAGAAAGATAAAGGATTATTAGCTACCAAGATAAATTTAATACATGGTATCTAA
- a CDS encoding agmatine deiminase family protein has protein sequence MKKFGLLFLLIFSIISLLFAEEVVINQNPFNVELISSDFDKTIIDYSFGRFIRHAVEIEGEEFFHINLQSEANLLEKGVPELPHISRSIIIPDYALTDVRVIASDYVDLLLDIAPSKGNILRNQNPDEVPYTFADVYEKNAFYPEQLTELSEPYILRDFRGQVVRVFPFQYNPVTGVLRVYHRITVEVNNIGTDTRNVKYRQRDGYTREFEYIYRNRFLNFSTNRYTPLEEQGRMIVIAFDSFVDATMPYVNWKNQKGIPTTIYPVSTIGTTATAIMNFVEDQYDLNDGLTFLQLIGDAAQIPTFTVEGGGSDPSYSLLEGNDNYGDIFVGRFSAENVAQVQTQVARTIHYERDMTTADTWLRNAMGVASNEGPGYDGLYDHQHLDVIRTQLLNYNYIHVDEFYQPSATATMVTNAVNAGRGFANYTGHGSNTSWSTTGFSNTHVNALTNDYKLPFILSVACVNGNFTATTCFAEAWLRATNGNAPTGAIAMYASSVNQAWVPPMAAQREVANLLVADAKTTIGGLFFNGSFFMIELFGTSGANEFKNWHIFGDASLQVRSNTPQPMTVTYNNAIPVGANTLQVNTGVANSLVSLTTPEYEILAYGYTNSSGVITLSMANPPTEPVTLTLTATAYNRVTHVGSVEVLPAEGPYVVLDNYSLSGNQAHTPQYNEMINFTVTLSNVGVDPAPSVSATLSTSSDGVTIIDNIENFGTIAADGSITRPNAFTIETADNLIDQTTLNFTLDVTSGTDNWSYDFSFNVNAPNLEVSHLQIQDPLPGGNNNGRLDPGETVSMVFTIDNIGEAASQAGTATLSVNNPLVGISTPVYNITAISPGANIQTIYTVTVDESINPGTVVEFTKTIDYGAYTTVYYRYIPVGLVLEDFETGDFSSFPWEFAGNADWTIVTDNVYEGEYSAKSGTITHSQSTSMEVTLNIAANSEISFYRKVSSESGYDYLRFFIDGVQQAQWSGEVDWSEVSFPVNAGERTLRWTYMKDGSVSAGSDCAWVDYIVFPEILPQDSPRNLVAAAGNGYVNLSWSPPVDGVPLSYNLYRNGTSLFNTDLLNYTDNNVINGVTYSYYVTAVYSTYESNPSNTVQATPDTIQIIDIGDGTGMANYLPLNMYWKNSLTQTIYLASEIGVMGTLDQITYYNNFATNLSNKPVKIWVGETTATDLSSGWIPSTSLTLVFDGTVNFPSGENTIDILLQTPYQYDGQNLVIMVNRPMDTEYFSSNDRFYITTTGITDRTRYLYSDSTTYDPANPSGGTLTNQIPNTTLLFGAGEGPILLPPTNLVATAGNELVHLSWQSPTMSLVEEQARGNSSLTRQRIDDLNRDLTGFNIYRDGDYLDSVSAGVTVYSDTDVVNNVTYNYYVTAIYTEGESIPSNTVTATPDAFTLIWEEDFNPPHTGWTLGSNWLMQSGYLQFYYSPTVTPYDLSAISPNIYLPEDVGEMTITQLFSNYSAVDEVLEIIVIHDRTETVLWSYNCSTGSFDTADFVFPMTPFGGQIVQLKFRSHGSSTWNIDWWNIYNIAISGVIGDPTYGVSVSPEVDSKSGYSNTVVEYEMTVTNTGNMSDNYTLAAFDNNWNVSFWSAQRTDEYEEIPVIDLGEGMVYMEKTAPTIPYTRSEITETGFIAAGVSKQIVVQVSIPAGATGSDTAIIEIVSMSDSSVSATAIYETTSLGVFEPRYIAEWEPMQGVLIRYPVGLPYNLISAFSNDTKVYTIISSANLSTAMTNYSNNGVNMDNCEFIIAASDTYWTRDYGPWSVATQDGIGIVDFTYNRPRPNDNVIPGVVSNYFDIPYFLMPLTHTGGNMMGDGLGVGASTTLVLNENPSLSENQIDQIMHNYLGLNTYHKRPDPTGDTLNHIDTWAKFLAPDKIMIRSVHTGHPQYSQIEAAADYFAGQISSYGTPYQVFRVYTPNNEAYTNSVIVNNKVYVPQMGTANDAAAIVSYQTAMPGYEIVGFTGSWISNDAIHCRVIGVADQGMLYVNHIPPQVNYSGQTIDIVTEIIAYSGQPLDELRVYWKTALEDPYNYAPMVPQRNNDYVAAIPPQEYETTIYYYISASDQSGRTEFYPHIGADGPILIEVNELGTELGIPDIVEVYIEDGYIFISWEVVAGATDYIVESSSNIDGTFVPEETGSFSIVNDLVTWESEISGPMKFYRVKALILSPTLRELTEEPVRRRIRE, from the coding sequence ATGAAAAAATTTGGATTACTTTTCCTATTGATCTTCAGTATAATATCCCTGCTTTTTGCTGAAGAGGTTGTTATTAATCAAAATCCGTTTAATGTTGAGTTAATTAGTTCAGATTTTGATAAAACTATCATCGATTATTCATTTGGTCGTTTTATTAGGCATGCCGTTGAGATTGAAGGTGAAGAATTTTTTCATATCAATCTCCAAAGTGAAGCTAACCTCTTAGAAAAGGGTGTACCGGAGCTACCTCATATATCCCGGAGTATTATTATCCCGGATTACGCTCTAACCGATGTAAGAGTTATTGCGAGTGATTATGTTGACCTTTTGCTGGATATTGCTCCATCAAAAGGTAACATTCTGCGTAATCAAAATCCGGATGAAGTTCCATATACCTTTGCTGATGTTTATGAAAAGAATGCTTTCTATCCTGAACAACTCACTGAATTGTCAGAACCGTATATCTTACGTGATTTTCGTGGTCAGGTAGTCAGGGTCTTTCCCTTCCAATATAATCCGGTGACAGGTGTTTTGCGTGTGTACCATAGAATAACAGTAGAAGTCAACAACATTGGAACTGATACCCGTAACGTTAAATATCGTCAGAGAGACGGCTATACAAGAGAGTTTGAGTATATTTATAGAAACCGCTTTCTTAACTTTTCCACAAATCGTTATACTCCCCTTGAAGAACAGGGGAGAATGATCGTCATTGCTTTTGATTCCTTTGTCGATGCAACAATGCCCTATGTTAATTGGAAGAATCAGAAGGGTATTCCGACAACCATATATCCTGTATCAACTATTGGTACTACTGCTACAGCAATTATGAATTTCGTTGAAGACCAGTATGATCTTAATGATGGATTAACTTTCCTTCAGTTAATCGGAGATGCTGCCCAGATTCCTACGTTTACAGTAGAAGGTGGTGGTTCCGACCCCTCTTATTCTCTACTTGAGGGAAATGATAACTACGGTGATATTTTCGTAGGTAGATTCTCTGCAGAAAATGTAGCTCAGGTACAAACTCAGGTCGCCAGAACAATCCACTACGAAAGAGATATGACTACAGCCGATACATGGTTGAGAAATGCCATGGGTGTAGCCTCCAACGAAGGACCTGGTTATGATGGATTATATGATCATCAACACTTGGATGTTATTCGCACTCAGCTATTAAATTACAACTATATCCATGTTGATGAGTTTTATCAGCCAAGTGCCACTGCTACAATGGTAACAAATGCTGTTAATGCCGGACGAGGTTTTGCTAATTATACCGGACATGGCTCAAATACTTCCTGGAGTACTACAGGTTTTTCAAACACTCATGTAAATGCTTTGACTAATGACTATAAACTTCCATTTATCTTGTCAGTTGCCTGCGTAAATGGTAATTTTACTGCCACAACCTGCTTTGCTGAAGCATGGTTAAGAGCTACTAACGGAAATGCTCCTACCGGTGCCATAGCTATGTATGCTTCATCAGTTAACCAAGCCTGGGTACCACCCATGGCAGCACAAAGAGAAGTAGCCAATTTGCTCGTTGCTGATGCTAAAACTACTATCGGTGGACTTTTCTTTAACGGTTCTTTCTTTATGATAGAATTATTTGGAACGAGTGGAGCAAATGAGTTTAAGAATTGGCATATTTTTGGTGATGCTTCTCTGCAAGTTCGTTCCAATACTCCGCAACCAATGACTGTTACCTATAATAATGCCATTCCAGTAGGAGCAAATACATTGCAGGTTAATACCGGAGTCGCTAATTCATTAGTATCATTAACAACACCAGAATATGAGATTCTCGCTTATGGATATACTAATAGCAGTGGTGTAATAACCCTTAGCATGGCAAATCCGCCAACAGAACCAGTTACTTTGACCCTGACAGCAACTGCTTACAATAGGGTTACTCATGTCGGTTCCGTAGAGGTCTTACCAGCAGAAGGACCCTATGTTGTTTTAGATAACTATTCCTTAAGTGGTAATCAAGCTCATACTCCACAATACAACGAAATGATCAATTTCACTGTTACTCTCAGCAATGTCGGTGTTGATCCTGCACCAAGTGTTTCAGCTACTTTGAGCACTAGCTCAGATGGTGTTACTATAATTGACAATATAGAAAACTTCGGTACTATAGCTGCCGATGGTTCAATAACCAGACCGAACGCCTTTACCATTGAAACTGCAGATAATCTTATAGATCAGACAACACTAAACTTTACCTTGGATGTTACCTCAGGAACAGATAACTGGTCTTACGATTTCAGCTTTAATGTCAATGCTCCTAATCTTGAGGTAAGTCATCTTCAGATCCAAGATCCACTACCAGGTGGTAATAATAATGGTAGATTAGATCCCGGTGAAACAGTTTCCATGGTTTTTACTATAGATAATATAGGAGAGGCTGCATCTCAAGCAGGCACAGCGACATTATCGGTAAATAATCCTCTTGTCGGCATATCAACACCTGTCTATAATATTACAGCAATTTCTCCCGGTGCTAATATTCAAACTATCTATACAGTAACCGTTGATGAAAGCATCAATCCGGGTACTGTTGTTGAGTTTACTAAAACAATTGATTATGGTGCTTATACTACTGTGTATTATCGCTATATACCGGTAGGTTTGGTCTTAGAAGATTTCGAAACGGGTGATTTCAGTTCGTTCCCTTGGGAGTTTGCTGGAAATGCTGATTGGACTATTGTCACAGATAATGTTTATGAAGGTGAATACTCAGCCAAATCGGGCACAATAACCCACAGCCAAAGTACTTCGATGGAAGTAACCTTAAATATTGCAGCTAATAGCGAGATCAGTTTTTATCGCAAAGTATCTTCAGAATCCGGTTATGATTATCTCCGCTTCTTCATTGATGGAGTACAACAAGCCCAATGGTCGGGAGAAGTTGACTGGTCTGAGGTATCTTTCCCCGTCAATGCCGGAGAGAGAACCTTACGCTGGACCTATATGAAAGATGGTTCTGTTAGTGCCGGATCCGATTGTGCTTGGGTAGATTATATTGTCTTTCCGGAAATATTACCACAAGATTCTCCACGCAATTTGGTAGCTGCTGCAGGTAACGGTTATGTCAATCTATCCTGGTCTCCTCCTGTTGATGGAGTACCATTATCTTATAATCTTTACAGAAATGGAACGTCATTATTCAATACAGATCTGCTCAATTATACAGATAATAATGTTATAAACGGAGTGACCTATTCTTACTACGTAACTGCTGTTTACTCTACCTATGAATCAAACCCCTCAAATACTGTACAGGCAACTCCGGATACTATACAGATCATTGATATTGGTGATGGTACTGGTATGGCAAACTATCTCCCTCTAAACATGTATTGGAAAAACAGTTTAACCCAGACAATATACTTAGCCAGTGAAATTGGCGTTATGGGTACATTAGACCAGATCACCTATTATAATAACTTTGCAACCAATCTTTCCAATAAACCAGTGAAGATATGGGTAGGAGAGACCACAGCAACTGATCTCAGCAGTGGTTGGATCCCATCTACTTCTTTAACATTGGTATTTGATGGTACTGTTAACTTCCCATCAGGAGAGAATACTATAGATATTCTCTTACAAACACCTTATCAATACGATGGTCAAAATCTTGTTATTATGGTTAACAGACCTATGGACACCGAGTATTTCAGTTCCAATGACAGATTTTACATAACAACAACTGGAATTACTGACCGTACTCGTTATCTATATTCTGATTCAACTACATACGATCCGGCAAATCCGAGTGGTGGGACATTGACCAACCAAATACCGAATACAACGCTACTTTTTGGTGCTGGTGAAGGGCCCATATTGCTACCTCCAACTAATTTGGTAGCAACTGCAGGTAATGAGTTAGTTCATTTAAGCTGGCAGTCACCAACCATGAGTTTAGTAGAGGAACAGGCAAGAGGAAATAGCTCTCTCACAAGACAAAGAATTGATGATCTCAATAGAGATTTAACAGGATTTAATATCTATAGAGATGGTGATTATCTTGATAGTGTAAGTGCAGGAGTAACAGTTTATAGCGACACAGATGTTGTTAACAATGTCACCTATAACTATTACGTTACAGCCATTTACACCGAAGGCGAATCTATACCTTCTAATACAGTAACTGCTACACCGGATGCCTTTACTCTCATTTGGGAAGAAGATTTTAATCCTCCTCATACAGGATGGACATTAGGTTCTAACTGGTTAATGCAGTCTGGATATTTGCAATTCTATTATAGCCCCACAGTAACACCTTATGATCTTTCAGCTATTTCACCAAATATTTACCTACCAGAAGATGTCGGAGAAATGACTATTACCCAACTATTTAGCAATTATAGTGCAGTAGATGAGGTCTTAGAAATAATTGTAATTCATGACAGGACTGAAACTGTTCTTTGGAGCTACAATTGTTCAACCGGCAGCTTTGATACAGCTGATTTTGTCTTCCCAATGACACCTTTTGGAGGTCAAATAGTCCAATTAAAATTCCGCAGTCACGGCTCGAGTACCTGGAATATCGACTGGTGGAATATTTATAACATTGCTATTAGTGGTGTTATCGGTGACCCAACTTATGGAGTCTCTGTTTCACCTGAAGTAGATTCAAAGAGCGGTTATAGCAATACGGTCGTGGAGTATGAGATGACTGTAACTAACACAGGTAATATGTCAGATAATTATACATTAGCTGCTTTCGATAATAACTGGAACGTTTCTTTCTGGAGTGCTCAGCGAACAGATGAATATGAAGAAATTCCTGTTATTGATCTGGGAGAAGGTATGGTTTATATGGAAAAAACCGCTCCAACCATTCCATATACCCGATCAGAAATAACTGAAACCGGATTCATCGCAGCAGGAGTTAGTAAACAAATAGTAGTTCAGGTAAGCATACCTGCCGGAGCAACAGGTAGTGATACAGCAATAATTGAAATAGTTTCCATGAGCGATAGTTCTGTTAGTGCTACCGCAATTTACGAAACGACATCACTTGGTGTATTTGAACCAAGATATATAGCAGAATGGGAACCGATGCAGGGTGTTCTAATCAGATATCCTGTCGGATTACCATATAACCTAATTAGTGCATTCTCAAATGATACTAAGGTCTATACAATCATCTCCAGCGCTAATTTGAGCACGGCAATGACAAATTATAGCAACAATGGCGTGAACATGGATAATTGTGAGTTTATTATTGCCGCCAGTGATACATACTGGACAAGAGATTACGGTCCTTGGAGTGTGGCAACTCAGGATGGAATAGGGATTGTTGATTTCACATATAACCGTCCGAGACCAAACGATAATGTTATTCCCGGAGTTGTTAGCAATTATTTTGATATTCCATATTTCTTAATGCCATTAACTCATACAGGCGGTAATATGATGGGTGACGGGCTCGGCGTAGGAGCTTCAACTACTTTAGTTCTCAATGAAAATCCGAGTTTGTCAGAGAATCAAATTGATCAGATAATGCACAATTATTTAGGACTTAATACTTATCATAAGAGACCCGATCCGACAGGAGATACCCTCAATCACATTGATACTTGGGCTAAATTCTTAGCTCCAGACAAAATAATGATCAGATCTGTTCACACAGGACATCCTCAGTATAGCCAAATCGAAGCTGCTGCTGATTATTTCGCCGGTCAGATAAGCTCTTACGGAACTCCTTATCAGGTATTTAGAGTCTATACACCCAACAATGAAGCCTATACTAACTCAGTTATAGTTAACAATAAGGTTTATGTACCTCAGATGGGTACAGCTAATGATGCCGCTGCTATCGTATCTTATCAAACAGCGATGCCGGGGTATGAGATCGTGGGATTTACCGGATCATGGATAAGCAATGATGCAATCCATTGCCGTGTAATTGGTGTTGCTGATCAAGGCATGCTATATGTTAATCATATCCCCCCACAAGTCAACTATAGTGGCCAAACAATCGATATTGTGACTGAGATCATAGCTTACAGCGGACAACCCTTAGATGAACTCAGAGTTTATTGGAAAACAGCTCTCGAAGATCCATATAACTATGCACCAATGGTTCCACAGAGAAACAATGATTATGTGGCAGCTATACCACCGCAGGAATATGAAACTACTATTTATTATTACATTTCTGCTTCTGATCAGTCAGGAAGAACAGAGTTTTATCCTCACATTGGAGCAGATGGTCCTATCCTGATTGAAGTTAATGAGCTTGGAACTGAGTTAGGAATTCCGGATATTGTAGAAGTTTACATCGAAGACGGCTATATCTTTATCTCTTGGGAAGTAGTTGCGGGAGCTACCGATTATATTGTTGAATCAAGCTCTAATATCGATGGAACTTTCGTTCCTGAGGAGACAGGCTCATTTAGTATAGTAAATGATCTCGTTACCTGGGAAAGTGAAATTTCCGGACCAATGAAATTCTATCGAGTAAAAGCTCTGATACTCTCTCCTACTCTTCGTGAATTAACAGAAGAACCAGTAAGAAGAAGAATTAGAGAATAG
- a CDS encoding S1 RNA-binding domain-containing protein: MPAAFEEKEKQDKKVTEEVTEEETKTDEVEENPSQEEAKEDFEQMLETTFIDTSKIVEGDVVTGKVIAINDNYIFVSLGGKNEAYAERDEYETKTGKLKVEIGDELRGFVVKKTDSEIVISKSLNRKYVDKGFLREAYEKKVPVKGKMISTVKGGFSVEILGTRAFCSFSQADIRYISDPQTMIGHYYDFEITEISSDMRNIVLSRKALLEKDLKEMKKETMEKLEVGAVFTGIVSRIAEFGAFVDLGGIDGLLHISQISWIKVDNPRDVVKIGEEIKVKVIGIDGEKIALSMKELQPDPMIKALEDLKEDDIVKCRILRNESFGSFCEIKPGVEGLIPISELLRGSRVNDPSEVVSVGDFVEAQIIKINRDERKISLSLKALKEDPWDFIDDNVKEGDEIEGVVESITNFGVFVRIQEGLTGLLPKSKITRGSVKYGEEDVGKTVNLRVQQIDKQKRRISLEPLDMAPSTAEYRPSGDSRSREKQDWKKYVKNVQEVPEDNPFSDL; the protein is encoded by the coding sequence ATGCCAGCAGCATTTGAAGAAAAGGAAAAGCAAGACAAAAAGGTAACTGAAGAAGTAACCGAAGAAGAAACAAAAACCGACGAGGTAGAAGAAAACCCGTCACAAGAAGAAGCCAAAGAGGATTTTGAGCAGATGCTTGAGACCACCTTTATCGATACAAGTAAGATAGTAGAGGGTGATGTAGTAACTGGTAAAGTTATTGCTATCAATGACAACTACATCTTTGTATCTTTAGGTGGCAAAAATGAAGCTTATGCCGAGCGCGATGAATATGAGACCAAGACCGGTAAGTTAAAAGTTGAGATAGGTGATGAGTTACGAGGATTTGTAGTTAAAAAGACAGATTCAGAAATAGTAATTTCCAAGAGTCTCAATCGTAAGTATGTAGATAAAGGCTTTTTACGTGAAGCTTACGAGAAAAAGGTGCCGGTAAAGGGAAAGATGATCAGCACAGTCAAGGGTGGCTTTTCTGTTGAGATTTTAGGTACCAGAGCTTTCTGCTCATTTTCACAGGCAGATATAAGATATATATCAGATCCGCAGACTATGATCGGTCATTATTATGATTTCGAGATTACAGAAATATCTTCTGACATGCGTAATATAGTATTGTCACGCAAGGCTCTCTTAGAGAAAGATCTGAAAGAGATGAAGAAAGAGACGATGGAGAAACTGGAAGTAGGTGCTGTTTTTACAGGTATTGTTAGTAGGATAGCTGAATTTGGTGCTTTTGTTGATCTGGGTGGAATTGATGGTTTGCTCCATATTTCGCAAATATCTTGGATAAAGGTAGATAATCCACGAGATGTAGTCAAGATTGGCGAAGAGATAAAAGTCAAGGTGATAGGCATAGATGGAGAAAAAATAGCCCTCAGTATGAAAGAACTACAACCTGATCCTATGATTAAGGCATTAGAAGATCTTAAAGAAGATGACATTGTCAAATGCCGCATTTTACGTAACGAATCTTTTGGCAGTTTCTGTGAGATCAAACCCGGTGTGGAAGGATTGATCCCGATTTCCGAATTATTACGGGGCAGCAGGGTAAATGATCCTTCTGAAGTAGTAAGTGTCGGTGACTTTGTTGAAGCACAGATAATAAAAATAAACAGAGATGAACGTAAAATTTCTCTGTCATTAAAAGCCCTAAAGGAAGATCCATGGGATTTTATTGATGATAATGTAAAAGAAGGAGACGAAATAGAAGGAGTTGTTGAGAGTATTACAAATTTCGGCGTATTTGTTCGAATTCAAGAAGGTCTCACGGGTTTATTGCCAAAATCGAAAATTACCAGAGGTAGTGTAAAATATGGGGAAGAAGATGTTGGAAAAACAGTCAATCTTAGGGTTCAGCAAATAGATAAACAAAAGAGAAGAATTTCTCTGGAACCTTTGGATATGGCACCATCTACAGCAGAGTATAGACCATCAGGAGACTCTCGTAGTAGAGAAAAACAGGACTGGAAAAAGTATGTTAAGAATGTACAGGAAGTACCTGAAGATAATCCATTCTCAGATTTATAG